Proteins encoded in a region of the Zea mays cultivar B73 chromosome 4, Zm-B73-REFERENCE-NAM-5.0, whole genome shotgun sequence genome:
- the LOC100856884 gene encoding uncharacterized protein LOC100856884 isoform 1 (isoform 1 is encoded by transcript variant 1), with the protein MSIISAKSRTTCSRSIMDNHLMSSFTILLLSSFAATVAYPARNELQPNQMKNHHSSVSSYNPQPKDFPTEQLYRAYLIIQRFKNTIISDPKNVTATWIGHDLCGETTYVGFYCGSPAGGDKKLTVTGVILNGYNLHAPTLEGFVNQLPDLALFHAASNNFGGDIPQLTGLGYMYELSVAVKDLQLQARPKRDIPPDSTVGLGGNTHGHGHLGFTDAKALLLNHNNLSGPLPSNLGFSKLSYLALANNKLTGPIPPSISNLEDSLFEVLLLNNQLSGCLPHELGMLTKAAVIDAGMNQLTGPIPSSFSCLISVEQLNLAGNRLYGQVPDALCKLAGPAGRLANLTLSGNYFTSAGPACAALIKDGVLDVKNNCIPGLTNQRRPAECAAFQSQPKTCPAASTQVTCPAAAASRNAAAPGERKVKDYSSYVTYATLHD; encoded by the exons ATGTCCATTATTTCCGCCAAGTCGAGAACGACATGCAGTCGTAGTATCATGGATAACCACCTTATGTCGTCCTTCACCATCCTACTGCTTTCTTCTTTTGCTGCAACGGTTGCATATCCTGCTCGCAATGAATTACAGCCTAACCAGATGAAAAACCACCATTCTTCTGTATCATCATACAACCCACAACCGAAGGATTTCCCAACTGAACAACTCTACCGCGCCTACCTTATAATCCAGCGCTTCAAGAACACCATCATTAGCGACCCCAAGAACGTCACTGCCACCTGGATTGGTCATGATCTCTGCGGAGAAACGACCTATGTGGGGTTCTACTGCGGATCGCCGGCAGGAGGAGATAAGAAGTTGACAGTCACAGGTGTCATTTTGAATGGGTATAATCTACATGCACCAACGTTGGAAGGTTTCGTCAATCAGCTCCCTGATCTAGCTCTTTTCCATGCTGCTTCCAACAATTTTGGTGGCGATATACCCCAACTAACCGGCCTAGGGTACATGTACGAGCTCAGTGTCGCCGTTAAAGATCTGCAATTACAGGCTCGGCCAAAAAGGGATATCCCTCCGGATTCTACAGTGGGTTTGGGCGGCAACACTCACGGTCACGGGCATCTTG GTTTTACGGATGCCAAGGCTCTCCTTCTCAACCACAACAATTTGTCCGGTCCACTTCCGTCAAACCTCGGTTTCTCAAAACTGAGCTACCTTGCCCTCGCCAACAACAAACTCACCGGGCCAATCCCACCGTCAATCAGTAATCTGGAAGACTCTCTCTTCGAGGTACTCCTTCTCAACAACCAGctctccggctgcctcccccacGAGCTCGGCATGCTCACCAAGGCGGCCGTGATTGACGCCGGCATGAACCAGCTCACCGGCCCAATCCCGTCATCTTTCTCGTGCCTAATCAGCGTCGAGCAGCTCAACCTGGCCGGAAACCGCCTCTACGGTCAGGTACCCGACGCGCTCTGCAAGCTTGCTGGGCCCGCTGGCCGCCTCGCCAACCTCACGCTGTCCGGCAACTACTTCACATCCGCCGGGCCGGCATGCGCGGCGCTGATCAAAGACGGAGTGCTGGACGTGAAGAACAACTGCATTCCGGGGCTCACCAACCAGAGGCGCCCGGCCGAGTGCGCGGCGTTCCAGAGCCAACCAAAGACTTGCCCGGCAGCGAGCACTCAGGTGACATGCCCCGCCGCCGCAGCTTCCAGGAACGCGGCGGCGCCAGGGGAGAGGAAGGTCAAGGATTACTCCAGCTACGTGACGTACGCTACTCTGCATGACTGA
- the LOC100856884 gene encoding uncharacterized protein LOC100856884 isoform 2 (isoform 2 is encoded by transcript variant 2) translates to MSIISAKSRTTCSRSIMDNHLMSSFTILLLSSFAATVAYPARNELQPNQMKNHHSSVSSYNPQPKDFPTEQLYRAYLIIQRFKNTIISDPKNVTATWIGHDLCGETTYVGFYCGSPAGGDKKLTVTGVILNGYNLHAPTLEGFVNQLPDLALFHAASNNFGGDIPQLTGLGYMYELSVAVKDLQLQARPKRDIPPDSTVGLGGNTHGHGHLGNCIIADFNFSFNVGIGKGHKFPGFTDAKALLLNHNNLSGPLPSNLGFSKLSYLALANNKLTGPIPPSISNLEDSLFEVLLLNNQLSGCLPHELGMLTKAAVIDAGMNQLTGPIPSSFSCLISVEQLNLAGNRLYGQVPDALCKLAGPAGRLANLTLSGNYFTSAGPACAALIKDGVLDVKNNCIPGLTNQRRPAECAAFQSQPKTCPAASTQVTCPAAAASRNAAAPGERKVKDYSSYVTYATLHD, encoded by the coding sequence ATGTCCATTATTTCCGCCAAGTCGAGAACGACATGCAGTCGTAGTATCATGGATAACCACCTTATGTCGTCCTTCACCATCCTACTGCTTTCTTCTTTTGCTGCAACGGTTGCATATCCTGCTCGCAATGAATTACAGCCTAACCAGATGAAAAACCACCATTCTTCTGTATCATCATACAACCCACAACCGAAGGATTTCCCAACTGAACAACTCTACCGCGCCTACCTTATAATCCAGCGCTTCAAGAACACCATCATTAGCGACCCCAAGAACGTCACTGCCACCTGGATTGGTCATGATCTCTGCGGAGAAACGACCTATGTGGGGTTCTACTGCGGATCGCCGGCAGGAGGAGATAAGAAGTTGACAGTCACAGGTGTCATTTTGAATGGGTATAATCTACATGCACCAACGTTGGAAGGTTTCGTCAATCAGCTCCCTGATCTAGCTCTTTTCCATGCTGCTTCCAACAATTTTGGTGGCGATATACCCCAACTAACCGGCCTAGGGTACATGTACGAGCTCAGTGTCGCCGTTAAAGATCTGCAATTACAGGCTCGGCCAAAAAGGGATATCCCTCCGGATTCTACAGTGGGTTTGGGCGGCAACACTCACGGTCACGGGCATCTTGGTAACTGTATAATTGCAGATTTTAACTTCTCATTTAACGTCGGAATCGGTAAGGGTCACAAATTTCCAGGTTTTACGGATGCCAAGGCTCTCCTTCTCAACCACAACAATTTGTCCGGTCCACTTCCGTCAAACCTCGGTTTCTCAAAACTGAGCTACCTTGCCCTCGCCAACAACAAACTCACCGGGCCAATCCCACCGTCAATCAGTAATCTGGAAGACTCTCTCTTCGAGGTACTCCTTCTCAACAACCAGctctccggctgcctcccccacGAGCTCGGCATGCTCACCAAGGCGGCCGTGATTGACGCCGGCATGAACCAGCTCACCGGCCCAATCCCGTCATCTTTCTCGTGCCTAATCAGCGTCGAGCAGCTCAACCTGGCCGGAAACCGCCTCTACGGTCAGGTACCCGACGCGCTCTGCAAGCTTGCTGGGCCCGCTGGCCGCCTCGCCAACCTCACGCTGTCCGGCAACTACTTCACATCCGCCGGGCCGGCATGCGCGGCGCTGATCAAAGACGGAGTGCTGGACGTGAAGAACAACTGCATTCCGGGGCTCACCAACCAGAGGCGCCCGGCCGAGTGCGCGGCGTTCCAGAGCCAACCAAAGACTTGCCCGGCAGCGAGCACTCAGGTGACATGCCCCGCCGCCGCAGCTTCCAGGAACGCGGCGGCGCCAGGGGAGAGGAAGGTCAAGGATTACTCCAGCTACGTGACGTACGCTACTCTGCATGACTGA